A window of Fundulus heteroclitus isolate FHET01 chromosome 15, MU-UCD_Fhet_4.1, whole genome shotgun sequence contains these coding sequences:
- the LOC105930703 gene encoding single-minded homolog 1, whose translation MKEKSKTAARTRREKENSEFYELAKMLPLPSAITSQLDKASIIRLTTSYLKMRIVFPQGLGEAWGHTSRTRSLDNIGRELGSHLLQTLDGFIFVVAPDGKIMYISETASVHLGLSQVELTGNSIYEYVHPADHDEMTAVLTPHQPYHSHFVQEYEVERSFFLRMKCVLAKRNAGLTSGGYKVIHCSGYLKIRQYSLDMSPFEGCYQNVGLVAVGHSLPPSAVTEIKLHSNMFMFRASLDMKLIFLDSRVAELTGYEPQDLIEKTLYHHVHSCDIFHLRCAHHLLLVKGQVTTKYYRFLAKHGGWVWVQSYATIVHNSRSSRPHCIVSVNYVLTDTEYKGMQLSLDQMSPTKPAFPYADSHSEDRKTTKTRLTQSKAKSRVSPYPQQFAAFNPERSESDQDSQWGGSPLTDSASPQLLDPSEAAEASCAYRLYPDSSSLCYGLGLSEDDLAHTQTHPHTTTCDRVRCQGGRYFLGTPQSGREMWWDTTRSVLSLPKFSVDNSEGYEITSYHGAIHGRGHWDDDSIVSSPDGGGSTSDSGERYHGDQFQSSPREPSKMETLIRATQQMIKEEENRLQQQKVLLDVSGLTKTHSPCFASSIPHHSQLTMPSVVCRGPGAPSIDLPSEPLHHRDGVKAPGPHDNDENTTSPVSVSRLSSPGSDGVPRSGLLLTKDYMATDLSPHPSQAHGSPLLYPAQERQQMNRQAAYALTGYSLEHLYDPENLRSYSSLACGGVQYDVASHVRMQAEQMQGHKATSVIITNGS comes from the exons ATGAAGGAGAAATCCAAAACGGCCGCAAGGACTAGACGGGAAAAGGAGAACAGTGAATTTTATGAACTGGCTAAAATGCTTCCCCTTCCGTCGGCTATTACCTCCCAGCTCGACAAAGCCTCCATAATAAGGCTGACAACAAGCTACCTAAAGATGAGGATTGTTTTCCCGCAGG GTCTTGGTGAGGCTTGGGGTCATACTAGCCGAACAAGGTCTTTGGACAACATTGGACGGGAGCTCGGCTCTCATTTATTGCAG aCGTTAGACGGATTCATATTCGTCGTGGCTCCAGATGGAAAGATTATGTACATCTCAGAAACGGCGTCAGTCCATTTAGGACTGTCTCAG GTAGAGTTGACCGGGAACAGCATTTATGAATATGTCCATCCTGCCGACCATGATGAGATGACAGCTGTCCTGACGCCACATCAGCCTTATCACTCACATTTTGTGCAAG aATATGAAGTGGagcgttcttttttcttgcgAATGAAATGTGTGTTGGCAAAAAGAAACGCAGGACTAACCAGTGGTGGATACAAG GTGATCCACTGCAGTGGCTACCTGAAGATCCGTCAGTACAGCCTGGACATGTCACCTTTCGAGGGCTGCTACCAGAATGTGGGACTGGTGGCTGTCGGCCACTCTCTGCCGCCCAGCGCTGTGACGGAAATCAAACTGCACAGCAATATGTTTATGTTCAGGGCCAGTCTGGACATGAAGCTCATCTTTCTGGACTCGAG GGTAGCTGAGCTGACGGGTTATGAGCCCCAGGACCTTATAGAGAAAACGTTGTACCACCATGTCCACAGCTGTGATATCTTTCACCTCCGCTGTGCTCACCACCTct TGCTGGTAAAAGGCCAGGTCACTACTAAATATTACCGTTTCCTTGCCAAACATGGTGGATGGGTCTGGGTCCAGAGTTACGCCACCATTGTCCACAACAGCCGCTCTTCAAGACCTCATTGCATCGTCAGTGTCAACTACGTTCTCAC GGACACTGAGTATAAAGGAATGCAGCTTTCCTTGGACCAAATGAGCCCCACAAAACCGGCCTTCCCCTACGCCGACAGTCACAGTGAGGACAGAAAAACGACCAAGACTCGTCTGACCCAGTCAAAGGCAAAATCAAGAGTGTCACCTTATCCACAG CAATTTGCAGCTTTTAACCCCGAGCGTTCAGAATCTGACCAAGACAGCCAGTGGGGAGGAAGCCCCCTGACAGACTCAGCCTCTCCTCAGTTGCTGGATCCGAGCGAGGCTGCCGAGGCATCTTGCGCCTACAGACTGTATCCAGACTCTAGCTCCCTGTGCTATGGCTTGGGTTTATCTGAAGATGATCTTGCCCACACCCAAACTCACCCTCACACCACCACCTGCGACCGCGTCCGATGCCAAGGAGGCCGCTATTTCCTGGGAACCCCTCAGTCGGGCCGAGAAATGTGGTGGGACACCACACGCTCAGTGCTGTCGCTTCCTAAATTCTCTGTGGACAACAGTGAGGGCTATGAAATCACATCCTACCATGGCGCCATTCATG GACGGGGCCACTGGGATGACGACAGCATTGTGAGTTCACCTGACGGAGGCGGGTCCACCAGCGATTCGGGTGAGCGCTATCACGGCGACCAGTTCCAGTCAAGTCCTCGGGAACCAAGCAAGATGGAGACCCTTATCCGAGCCACGCAACAAATGATCAAAGAGGAGGAGAATCGCTTGCAGCAACAGAAGGTGCTGCTGGATGTTTCAGGCCTCACAAAAACTCACAGTCCATGCTTCGCCTCCTCCATACCCCATCATTCTCAGCTCACCATGCCCAGCGTGGTGTGTCGTGGTCCTGGAGCTCCCAGCATCGACCTCCCATCTGAGCCCCTTCATCACCGGGACGGTGTCAAAGCGCCCGGCCCCCATGacaacgacgaaaacacaaccagcCCAGTGTCAGTTTCTCGCCTCAGCAGCCCCGGCTCTGATGGTGTCCCCAGGTCCGGCCTCCTTCTAACCAAAGACTACATGGCGACAGATTTGTCCCCCCACCCTTCGCAAGCCCACGGGAGTCCTCTGCTTTATCCAGCCCAGGAGAGGCAGCAGATGAACAGGCAAGCGGCATATGCTTTGACAGGGTACTCCCTGGAGCACCTGTACGACCCAGAGAACTTGAGGAGTTATTCCAGCCTGGCGTGTGGAGGAGTCCAGTATGACGTGGCATCTCATGTGAGGATGCAGGCGGAGCAGATGCAAGGACACAAGGCCACCTCAGTCATCATTACCAACGGCAGCTGA